The stretch of DNA TTTCAAGCTCGCATTCAACCAAACTAAACATTCTATTTTCAAAAACCTTAAGCACCCTATAATTTGTGACAGCAATTTTGCCAACAGCGCCACCCACAACCCGCATTTTTGTTGGATCTTTTTTACATGGAGCGATGTTGGTAGCTATCTGCCCCATCACCGGATTAGGAACGCCATAAGTTAGAGCCAAATATTTTCTTTTGACTTTTCTTTCCATAATCTGGCCACACAGATATAAATGCGTTTCATTATTCTTTGCAACCAACATTAATCCAGATGTATTTTTGTCTAATCGGTGAACAATCCCAGGCCTTGTCTCTCCACTTGCGGATGATAAGTTTTCAAACTGCGCAATCAGTGCGTTGGCCAATGTGTCATTTTGAGTATTGGCACCAGGATGCACTGTAAGGCCAGCAGGCTTGTTTATTACAAGTAGGTCCTCATCTTCATACACCACATCAAGATTAATATGATATGGCTTTAATGTTGTTGGCTTTGAATGAATAGTTAAATTTATTCTATCACCGCATTTTATTTTTTTACCACAATTTTTTTCTACGTTATTGTTTAAATAAACGCTAGAATTAAGAATTAAAAATTGGATTTGTGATCTGGTTCTTCCCCCTAACTGAGAGGTGATGTATTTATCAATCCTTTCACCCCCCTCCCCTTCCTTCACTTCAAAACTATATATTTCTCCTTCCGCCATAATCAGATTATAAATAACAACTAGATAATGTCGTCATGAGATTTTAAGCCAAAGAGATAAACATCTAATCTGAATTGCGGCAAGGAAAGGGCTCTGTCGCATCTGTAATATGATGCAAAAACTTTCAAATTATTTGTATATTTTTCCATTAAGCAGTTAGTGAAAGAAATTTATCAAAGTCAGAATTATAATTGTCATTGTCAGCAAGTTGTCCTTTTTTAATCATGTGCAAGAGCTCTATTCCTGCAATAGTCCTGGCGGCACTTCTAAAGGATTTGAAACCAAGCATCGGTCTAGTTCGTTTCTTTACAAATCTGTGATCGCCTTCTATCCTATTGTTTAGATATTTGTTATGCCTAATTTCTATTTGGTCTTCTTTAGATAATGGCTTATTGATCGAATTCAAAGCAGAAGTATTAGAGCCACTTTTATCTATATTAACCTTTATAGGCTGGCCACTAGATTTAATTGCTTTCCTGAAAAACGCTTTAGCTGCCCTTTTATCTCTTTTTGCTCTTAGCATAAAATCTATGGTATCCCCGTATTTATCAACTGCTCTATACAAATAGACCCATTTACCTTTAACCTTGATATATGTCTCGTCCATTCTCCAGCTGCCGTTGACTGGCTTTTTTCTTTTTCTGAATCTTCCTTCAAGTATTGGCATAAACTTTACTACCCATCTTTGTAGAGTGGCGTGATCTATGTTGAGTCCTCTCAACCCGCCTATCTCTTCTATCTCTCTGTAACTTAAAGAATATCTTCCTTTCATATACAGCGATACCATAATGATTTCTGCGCCATATTCATGGTTCTTAAAATACTTCATTAATTTTGGGTCTACTTTAAACATTATTACCAGCAACTATTTCTTTCAGAATATCAAAAATTCTTATGTGTTTCAACAGATGCGACAGAACCTAAAAAATACAGTAGCAGTAAATACGTTAAGAATGGTAATATGGAAGTGTTGCCATAAGATAGATAAGATGCTAAAATGAATATAGCGAGCAACAAAGAAAATAGAAATATGAATACAGTAAAAAGATACCAAGACCAACAGTGCCGGAAGAATTGAGAGAAGTTGAAACAGATGAGATGTGGCATTTTGTAGATTCAAAAAAAACAAATTATGGATATGGAAAGCCTATAGTAGGGAGCTCAAGAGAGTTGTTGCCTGGGTGGTTGGTAAGCGTAACGTTACAACCTTTAGAAAATTGTGGAAAATCATAAGTAGAGATAATTGCACTTATTACACAGACGATTGGTCTGTTTATTCAGAGGTTATACCTCGCCATCAACATGTTGTTGGCAAACAACATACACTCTCAATTGAGTCCAATAACTCAAACACAAGGCACAGAATTGCAAGAATGACCAGAAAAACAAAGGTAGTTTCAAAATCTGAAGAAGTTGTCGATCTTACGATTAAGCTCTGGGTACATTTTGAGGATAACAATAATTTCCTAAGTGAGCAGGGCAATTTTATATCTATCTTTGGCTAACACTCTGTTATAGAAAAGATGAAAACATCTCATGGATAGACACCCAAGTCTCAATAAAAGGATAGGATATATGAGTGATAGGCACTGGGAGCTTATAAAAGCTATGCATAAAAGTGAAATTGTAACCCCCCATAACAACTTCTTGACATAAATGGCTTGCTTTGATAGATATTTTGGTATGCTATAATTCTAGAGAATGAAATACCATTGAGAAAGTTCATAATACATTGTCTGTTTTTTGCACTTTTCTGTTTTAATGCTATATTATGCTATTCAGGCTCTTCAATACAAAGTTCATCTAAATATGCAAGCATAGTTTTAAATGCAGATACCGGGGAGGTGATGTATTCGAAAAATGCACATCATAAAAGATACCCTGCTTCGCTCACAAAGATGATGACGCTATAC from Candidatus Bandiella woodruffii encodes:
- a CDS encoding IS1 family transposase, whose product is MAFCRFKKNKLWIWKAYSRELKRVVAWVVGKRNVTTFRKLWKIISRDNCTYYTDDWSVYSEVIPRHQHVVGKQHTLSIESNNSNTRHRIARMTRKTKVVSKSEEVVDLTIKLWVHFEDNNNFLSEQGNFISIFG
- a CDS encoding IS6 family transposase, with product MFKVDPKLMKYFKNHEYGAEIIMVSLYMKGRYSLSYREIEEIGGLRGLNIDHATLQRWVVKFMPILEGRFRKRKKPVNGSWRMDETYIKVKGKWVYLYRAVDKYGDTIDFMLRAKRDKRAAKAFFRKAIKSSGQPIKVNIDKSGSNTSALNSINKPLSKEDQIEIRHNKYLNNRIEGDHRFVKKRTRPMLGFKSFRSAARTIAGIELLHMIKKGQLADNDNYNSDFDKFLSLTA
- a CDS encoding RluA family pseudouridine synthase, yielding MAEGEIYSFEVKEGEGGERIDKYITSQLGGRTRSQIQFLILNSSVYLNNNVEKNCGKKIKCGDRINLTIHSKPTTLKPYHINLDVVYEDEDLLVINKPAGLTVHPGANTQNDTLANALIAQFENLSSASGETRPGIVHRLDKNTSGLMLVAKNNETHLYLCGQIMERKVKRKYLALTYGVPNPVMGQIATNIAPCKKDPTKMRVVGGAVGKIAVTNYRVLKVFENRMFSLVECELETGRTHQIRVHMKYKNNPIVGDQKYAIYYNFNVGIVSSQVVEEIRLLGRQALHAHQLMFYHPKTQKPMIFEIPIDRKIKSLIDLLQVDR